From Geminicoccus roseus DSM 18922, one genomic window encodes:
- a CDS encoding response regulator: MLILVVEDEGIVAMAIEWALRLAGHRVLGPTDNVEDAIALCEHDRPDLALIDLNLRDGGDGIVIAQHLKERSDVPVFLLTAQLAKARTQKHMVWGVVRKPYDTHALPRLVKYVSKVLQGREAQPPPEVEIFHLPDRWR; this comes from the coding sequence ATGTTGATCCTCGTGGTCGAGGACGAGGGCATCGTGGCAATGGCCATCGAGTGGGCTCTTCGGCTCGCTGGCCATCGGGTGCTCGGGCCGACCGACAACGTCGAGGACGCCATCGCACTTTGTGAGCATGACCGACCGGACCTGGCCTTGATCGACCTGAACCTCCGGGATGGTGGGGATGGCATTGTCATCGCCCAGCACCTCAAGGAGCGGAGCGACGTGCCGGTGTTCCTGCTTACTGCCCAACTTGCCAAGGCCCGGACGCAAAAGCATATGGTCTGGGGCGTGGTCCGCAAGCCCTACGACACGCATGCGCTCCCCCGCCTGGTGAAGTACGTCTCCAAGGTCCTTCAGGGGCGAGAAGCCCAGCCCCCGCCCGAGGTGGAGATATTCCATCTCCCTGATCGATGGCGATGA